AGAATGAGGCCCCTTTTGAGAGCTGTGTTTTTTGCATGGACAGCCTCTTTAGGAAAGTCCTCATCATGGATATTTTAAGGAAAAGACACATTGTGActgattggtgttgcatgtccAAGGGGAGCGGCGCGTTCAATGACCATCTTTTACTCTTTTGCAAGATAGCTAGTGCTTTGTGGAGTAATTTCTTCACACACATTGTTTCGGTTTGGATCATGCCCAGAATAGTGGGCCTTTTTTACACTTGGACATTGTGGAAGATGGTATTCCTACTTGCATTGTATAGTgtattttgaaggaaaaaaggaCAAGAATTTTGAGGATTGTGAACAGAGGTTGAAGGAGCTCAAAATGCTTTTTTAGTACTCTCTTCCCTTGTACAGCCTCTATAGACATTAATGGgctaacttttaaaaaatttttttttttttttttttttttttttgtgtatcttTTCTACTTCTAGATAGATGACTCTCTTGTATGCCCCTCGGATACCTAGATGTGCCTTTTGCATAATTTAggtgttgtttggatagtgagttgagatgaaagttgaaagttgaataaaatattgttagaaatattatttttttaatattatttttgtttttggatttgaaaaagttgaattgtttattatattttgtatgagaatctgggaaagttgtaatgatgagatgaaacactttcaccatccaaatggggccttaatGAAGTTTTATCACTTACCAAAACAATTATTCAAATGGCTATCATAACATGCAATTAATGTATGACAAGAGAGATTAATAAGctgaaaaggaaagaaacacTTACAAATGGGCAGTGATGATCCATATCCAATATGCAGATTCCACACGAACGGCAATGATGAGTCCTAGGTGACTTTGGTTTTGAGCAATAGTGACAGAAGGTATAGTTCTCAAGTTCACCCTTTTGCACAACTGGGTAGCTACCCCACTGTATGTTTGGAGGCATGCCAGCACATTGAAATGCCGCAAGGCTGAACGAAGATATGGTAGCTATGGACAAGATCATTGTTACAATGGAGTGGAATATCCCACAGAAAGAGCTAATAGAAAAGATAACGGGGTATATGGCCCACAGCCCACCACCTgcatttcaagaaaatatataaagatgagATGCAAAAGAAAAGCAGAATATGGTATCATGTAACTGATTTCACCATGTGGTGAACTGTACACCTAAATTTAAGAACAAAATGAGAATTATGCCATATCTGCTTAAATTGAAACCAAGGCAAAGGAATCTTCCTATATTTTCGTCGGACTTAATGCAGCCTGAGAAAACCCCAacgttttcttataaaaaggaAGAATTTCGTAAAATCGCAGCCCTTCTCCTCCCTCAGCAAAACTCTTATCTGTTGGCCTCCATTTGGTAATTTAAGTGAGTTTcttcatcaattttttgggtGGAAGTCGCTGCCTACCTTCCAGCAACTAAATCAGTCTGATAACCCTAAGttttctgctttttttttttaacattcctCTGTCACCTTTTTTTCAAGTCCTAACAAATTCCTAGAGGATGCAACTCTTTGTACAACTCTAGGGTCAATCCAAGGTAAATATCATCAAGCATTATCCCTAAATTTGAATTTCACCATCTTTTGTGAACCTAACATATTCCTTTCTGTTTCATCATGTCAGCAGATAGAAACCAAGCCTAGGAAGTGAAGAGATCAACTTTGGGCGAAGAAAACCAAGTGGAAAGGTCCTGCCACATGACTTTTTTCTTCAGAACACAGCTGGAAGCTCTAGGTATTCATGAGTCTGCATGTCAAGAAATATACATGTTGAAAGATATTCATGAGTGACGCATTTTATATGTGGTATCCATACATGTAGTTAAGGGTAAGAGCTGGCCATTGAGAAAAATCTGCTGCACCATGACCTCAAAGGGATTTCTGTTTGGACTCTTTTTTGGGGCTGTGATGAGAATTTAAGGCCATGGTAGTCATTCTTCCAATGACTCAAATTTGAGCAGTCGCTGAAATTTTCATGATACGCAGTAGGTTGACAGCTTGCATACACTACACTTGCAACATTTTGTAGGCTCTAAAACAGTAAAACTCACAATTGGTTCCCAAAACCAGACCAGCCATCCAGGCTATATAGTGACCATCATGCCAAATTAGAAAACCTTTGAGAGATGACATTGTAGGGACCTAAAGGCACACAAACCCCAAATAAGCTTGGGCTAGAATTTTCTAGGCTAAGTGCCATCATTTTTCAGGTTAAGGATTGAGCAATAGACTGGTTTCAGCAAGTCTTCAGGCCCATGACCGAAACTTGAAAGCAATATATCAGGACTCAATGACCATACAAAGAATAGAGGGCGAGTAGGGTTGCATTGACAAATGAAAGAGCATAAAAACAGACCATATTATTTCTTGCATGACAAGCAAATCAACCACATGTGATCATCCATGAAAAAGTGTTGTTTTCTCAAACTAAACAGAAGCTTTAAAAAAGAGGCATGCTACAGTTGTAGGACAGAATTTATGGATGTTTCACGGACTAAGGCGAATGTTTGTTACTGTTCATTACCGGAACGTAGAGTTACGATGGGCTACTATATCGTAATTTTCCTGAAACGTCCGTAATTTTCCTCCATGTTCCTATCATTTTTGTTAGAAAACCAGATCTACCCAATGGCATAAAGCAGGGACAACTGTGGTAGTAATGATAATGGGTGCTTTTTCTTAGGTTGCTTAAGGAGTGTAGAGTTACGATGGGCTATATCGTGattatatttatgttatgaAAACTATTCCAATGTTTTGAtatgaaaaacattaattttatgattaataTGAATGTTATGAAAACGttatgacatgaaatacatgtaaaaagAAAGGATGAATGAATTCATATAATGAATGTTTATATGATGGCcatatgatgatgttatgtaCTGATACAAAATTACGCGAAGATGCGCCCACACTAAAGGAGGTTTAGAAGATGTGGTCTACCTAAGATGTAACTACCCAAGGAAATCTTGAGGCACATTTGAAGGTATACTCCAGAAGGACTAGTCAAGGTCACAACTCAATATTGGAGCctcttggaatcattataaagggtAAAAATTCTCGCTTCCAAGCAATTTGGGAACTCATTCACCATGTTCCTAAACTCAATCTGTAGTATAGAATAATATGAAAATGTGTTGTTTAATACTTTTGTTTAATGTGTTTAAGAATGTTTTCAAAGCGAAATCCTAATTCAAAATCCTTTTTCTATAGTGTAATGTACTATATAGTGAGCATCTGActcatttgttgttgtttttgtgttttcaaAGTCCCAGATAAAGAGGGTGAGGATGAGCAAGTGGGGCCTAATTAATCGATTAAACCTTGTCTTAGTCAAGTCCTAAGAAGTGCCAAACACAGAATTAATTTGGAATCATTATAATGTTGGGTCAATAAAACATTGTTTATTTCCAGTTACTTAATCTTGCCATGTTTCACTTGGTTATCTTATTATAAAGGAAGTATGTTTGAGGTATTTGTTGGTGCTAAGTTAATACGTAGCAATCCTAACCCTATGAGTAGGGGGTGTTTACAAGAGTGCAACTGATACTAGAACTAGTTATGAACTATCAAAAACAAAAGCAGGTGAATGATCTCAATCatgtatgagagagagaaagagagggagagaaggaggGAGAAGAGAGTTATATTGACTTACATATCACAAATAGCATAAACACAAGAAGGATACAAACAAAGCACCGGTCTCGCAAGCGTCTCCACCAAGAGCACTTGCTTTCACGTTTCCGTGGGTTCTGCTTTGTTATGGCCCCACACCAGCCACACTTGAAAATAGGTGCATTAGATGACAGAAGAAGGCGTAATCCACAGCCCCAGCATGTTTCCTCATGATCCTCACTGATTGTTGTAATTAAAAGCTCCTATTATAAGACTTTCTCATTAGCAACAATATTTCAAGCCTCTACTAACAATGCACAAACTATATCATCAATGTCATATGCATGCAGCAATTCATTGTGCCCCACTAACCCAATGTTGGTGAAACCACTAGGTGCACTTAAGCACAAATGCTTTCTAGAGCATAGGCCCAAAGCgcacattttttgaaaaattatgtataataacaaaaaaaatcataacatacaATAAGAAGTATTATAAAGGAAGATGGAAATATGTATACCTTATTAACTCAATTTATTGGAGTATTATGCAACATGACAATCAAGTAATCATCTAATTGCATAAAATCCAAACAtagcattttatataattctctcATGCTTTACTAAGGGCCCGCTTGGAACTTGGACtattagtctaattttaaactaagtctaacatctaaacacctaactctcaaattactaaactcatctcaatttaaaacctctttacacgagGGACCCCCAACCTTTTCAAACTTAACGCCTCTTTACACgagggacccacaacctttttcaacttcccataaatacatctaaactcatcttaacatcccaCATCTAAACTCATGTTAAGTGGGccctacaaaactcactccaccatctcaactcactactattcataaagaactcaatttatctcaactcaattcaacatccaaacagaaCCTAAGTATACGCATCTTGATATTTGATAGCCATAGTCAAACTAAAATACATGGTTGAGTTAAAATATACCATAAAGGCAATGACCAAAAAAGCTCACGAATTGTAGGTATTGCCTTCTATGATAACATAAGCAATCATATATTAATCCATCTAGAAAGCCAACTTGGACTGTTATATCCGGTTCAAAGCATATACATCACATACGAAAACATGTGGCCCCATGATATGTAAATAATCTTCAATATCAACTCAATACTtgagaactaaaaaaaaaatcattttctgggttCTCAactgatattatatatattctttttcaaaagaacaaAAGCACTCTTTTTTGTGCTTTAAGCTCACTCAAAAAGTGCACTAAAGCAAACTTTTGTAAAAGCACTTCCTTTTGTGCTTAAGCACTCTTTTACCAACACTGCACTAAAAACATTCACAACATGAGCAATCAAAGCGATTAAAGAGTTTTAGAAATTctaattaaaattcataaataagGATGAAAAAGCCATAATTACACTGCAATTGATTATGCGCCTATAAACACACAAGCTCACTCAAGctgtataatctttttgtgaaATGGTGTTATAAGCGCAAGAGGAATGGGAAATCTGGAGCATCTCTGATTGCATTTATTTCATTGCTAGGGAACGGTGATGCAGGAAAAGGGCTTTCATACCAAAATTAGTGTAGGACAAAGGGTGGCAATACCAAATCTGATATAGGAGTTTCTGGGCCACAACCTTTTATAGGAGTTCGGATGAGCTAGGATCCTGGTGAAAAAAGGATTAAAAATAGTAGGGAATATACAGTTTCTAATGGTGTAAGGGAAGAGGTATGGTATAACAATCAAACAAAGGGGACAGGTTTGGACTTGGGTTTATGTTCCTTGGTTGTGTGAAAGGTAATCAAACTTTATTGGACTTGGGTTGTTTAGGAGTGCTAACAGATGGATTGGAGCTTTGGGATATTGTAAGATAAGATTTAAGAGAAATAGGAGATGCAAATCAGATCTAATAATAGTTCCACAGAGATTTTATTTTCCAGGcactttttcactctcttgTACAACTTTTATCATCACaagttatataaatatcatttaaaaaaggGGACAAAGAACTACAATGTCTAAACATGAGATCACTTGTGATGTCTCTGGATGACTTGTTTCATACATCCTCCTAAAATACTAATGCAAAAGCACACTATCTAAGAAATGCTCAGAGGACAACTGCAAAATTTAGTTCTTAAGACCATGTCAACAGATTGCTATATTCGAGTTGACTAAGGCTTAAAGTATTCAACAGATTGCACAATTAATGATGCCAGTGGCCACCTGCATGTGGCTCATGGAATTTTGAGGACATATGAACTTGCCCAATTAGTATTTTGCCAGTGTACATATAATATGTTGCAATCCTGAAACATATGCCCACAGACAAAAGAATATACTAAGATATATGTGTGTTTGTATGGATAAGTGAATTAATCACATCAGTGGCACACCCACTAGGACTCAGAAGTAATGCAGCATTGACAATAGTAAGATATCAACAGATAAGATCCAGAATTCAATCCTGGAGGGCCATGTGCTTTGAAGAGTGATTGCCTTACTTCCTGGTAGAATGAGCAAGTCTTCAACGTTTAATTTgtcttatattatattcttcCTGGTAGATCGAGAAAGTCCTAGATCACTGTCTAATTATGTAACGTGTTCTcctagtataattttttttttttatgtcggagaacctctccaaggcagggcccttcggacccacccctgcagagtaaaccccagtctcatgcaccgcaccctcggaagttttcCTAAacgaaactggttaaatcgctagcttttcaccagggggtgtggccccaaaggattgtttgcacccatgaggtgttgaaccttaaATCTTggagggagtgataccccaaaccaaggccttcaccacttgcaATAGTTCAGCATCTAAAGGCAAAAATAACATCTATATAAAAGGGAAGTTGGATAATAGTTGGATAAGAGAATAGGACAAGGAATTTTCCCACTCACAGTTTCTCTTGAGTCTTCTTGAAGctttattgtgttttttatttgcaATAGGATCAGAGGGATAGTTGCTCTCTTCATGTAACTTCATTTCAGAATTTGATAATTGACTTTTAGCAGCAATAGAAACTAATGTCAAACTGACTGAGCAATATTTTTACAAGCAAAAGCAGGAAATGAATTTGCAGCAAAAGAGTCCGGAACTGAAAATTACAATTAGGTTGcgataaaaatttgtaatttacTGGAAATTTTACAAGTTCTGTAGGTCCAACATTACGACTCTAAGCTTTCAGCTAAAAACCATAAAGATCCAGAATTAGAATATaggatatatattttaacttacaGTTTATGGGCTTAGCGTTACATAGAGAAGAAATTTGGTTCATATATCTTGTTCATCTTGATTGATTATCAGTCCCCACCCCCTCCCCcaccctctcctctctctccctcttcctcaAGCACGtgctattttatttacatattcgAAATTCAGGAAAAACAACTATCTTTACTTCTCTTCCTTGTTTTGCATGAATTCCTTTCTCTCAAACACTCCGTTTTCATGCTATTGACTATAAAGAAAAAGCATACTCACCGCAACTTAAAAAGAGGCTATGGAGAAACTGAGCAACATAATTCATCATTTCTCTGGAAAAAACTGAAGGCAATGTATACCCTTTTCTGCATTCGATAGTTATGTTTCAGTTTTCATGAGCAGTGTTAGGAGAAATCATATTAGAGTCTAACACGCAGAACTATACTTGTATCCTCATAACCTTAGGTTTACTTTGCGTTGACTATGAAGCAATCTTATCTCTGTTACCTCTATCTCGGCATGGATTTCTCATAAAATTATGGCAAGTATCAAAGGGGAAAAAAGATCTAGGTACTTACAGAAAGTTGGGAATTCCCTTCATTGTGTAACTGTGCCGGCCTTTCTACCAAAAATTGAGGACACAACCCAAAAATAAGAGAGATGAAACCAACGCAAAGAGTTCagaattttccaaaaaaagaaaaaaaacactgaATGCTGAATAAATACCTTTGATCTGAACGTGATTTAGAAGGTGAGCATTAGTAGCCATTTTAGCGACCAGAAAGAGTAGAGAATATGAGGTGGAGGGGATGTTATCCCTCTCGTAATTTGGGTTTGACTTCGAAATTTGGAAAACTTAAAGACCCGTTTGGTAGCTGAGAAATTACAGAAtctaatatttatattgtggAAGAAATATGAAAGAGAGAACACAGCATATTTAAAGTGGTAGCTTGGATTTTAACATAAATTCTATCGTGCATGAAACCGGAAGtctctttgtcttcttcttcttggccGTGTGTTCTCTCTTTTATATCGtccaaaattaatttatttgttacaaaGTATGGcaataaccattattttattagaaaatcttCTCGTCAACCATTTAAATGTTTTACACCATACATCTTATGTGGCATTCCGGTTcactaacaaataaaaaataaactgattCTGCTCCCAATCACCTCTCTCGCCCGAAGACTCCTCTCCTCCCCTCTTCTATGTGAATTTCCATTTCCCTCTACTCATGCTTCATCTTCCCATGCACAAAGTTATCGACTAAAACAGTACTGGCATTAGTGAAAATCAAACTAACCCAAAATTGAgatcgatgagagagagagagagagagagagagaactcttaatgagagagagaactcaATAGAGAGAGATGGGTGCGGGTTCGGTGAGAGAGAACTTGAGAAGAGggagcttgatgagagagacagagcttgagaggagagacagagagaggtcAAAGACTGAAAGAGTTTGAGCAGAGAGAGATTGAAATCAGAATGTTGgatctaacattaaaaaaagaaaagctacttcaggtgtggggtgtggggtGAACAGTGGCTGATGTAACATATCTAGGGTTGTAAGTAAtactatccaaaccaacaaaaacCGATTGGACCAGATCGAATTATGGACTGGTCGGTCTCGGTCCCAAAATATGTAGACTGATGACATTTAGTCCAATTCCGGGGTCTACAAATTTTCGACCGGACCAGAACGAATTGAACAGaacctctatatatattttttaaaaatatttttaataatttaataattatttttatatagtaattatataagttaatgatataatttttatctaatttattattcttgaccatataaaatataaaataatatatgttatcaattaataataaataataaatcatatgataatttgtcattatatataaatagttaatagttaatgcatcatacattcatacatagtctactatttacatttaattaaaataatttgataagtttttttaaaatacctaAATTACAAGTaagcatgaataatctatgtacaatgaaattattagaTAGTCAttaacattggctcgagcgggaTGTCGAGCGTGGCACGAGCGAACACTgaggtttgtgtctcgctcaaGCCCACTATCGCATGAGATTTGAGCGAACTCACGGGTAAAGTTTTGCTTCAAGCGCACATCAAGCGAACTCACGGTTAAAGTTTCGCTCGAGCGTTAGGTCGAGCGAACTCATTGTTTCTCgatttttcagctccaaaaccaatCTCTACCCCCAAcaattaataatgaaaaattatattcataagcctcacacaccacacaccaccttttttaattttttttttcttatcaaatgtgtggtatacagatgatgagtagaagaattcaattattttaagaagaataaaaacaaaaaaaataaaataaattatggtgTGTTGTGTGTGagacttatgaatagcaatactcattaataattatgcatactaaagagtaaagtctaagtaagtagtaactatcaacatcataaatataattatagtaaaat
This genomic interval from Juglans regia cultivar Chandler chromosome 3, Walnut 2.0, whole genome shotgun sequence contains the following:
- the LOC108985611 gene encoding protein S-acyltransferase 11; protein product: MATNAHLLNHVQIKERPAQLHNEGNSQLSELLITTISEDHEETCWGCGLRLLLSSNAPIFKCGWCGAITKQNPRKRESKCSWWRRLRDRCFVCILLVFMLFVICGGLWAIYPVIFSISSFCGIFHSIVTMILSIATISSFSLAAFQCAGMPPNIQWGSYPVVQKGELENYTFCHYCSKPKSPRTHHCRSCGICILDMDHHCPFIGNCVGAANHRYFILFLISAVTSTIYVSIMSAYAGLRIWPSLTYSLGHFSGFNMDLALRAMMEIFSAFLRSTVLLSARGLVLVYLFVCSVSVQIGLSVLLWQQLCFIYEGKTYLSHLSTRGNEEIIGRKDCQNLFRFFECPYSISRYLPNFVRSRKRHEPKGS